Proteins encoded within one genomic window of Aphelocoma coerulescens isolate FSJ_1873_10779 chromosome 9, UR_Acoe_1.0, whole genome shotgun sequence:
- the LOC138114634 gene encoding cytochrome P450 2J4-like: MLTISQALVAVAAFLLITQFLKLQRVRRQFPPGPVPLPVLGTLIQLNFQFNRDLLMKLAKTHGNIFTLWFGWAPVVVLNGFQAVKDGMTTHPEDVSGRLVSPFFRAMAKGKGIMLATGHTWKQQRRFALRTLRNLGLGKRGLEHRVQEEAHYLVDFFAKMKGKPVDPSFPLVHSVSNVICAVVFGHRFSREDETFHELIKATEYLFKFGGSFIHHLYEIFPWLMSHLPGPHKKALACYDVLSNFTRREIRMHTEHGIPEEPQDFIDFYMDHIEKSKDEPKSTYNEDNMVYSINDLFLGGSETSSTTLNWGLLYMVANPDIQEKVQKELDAVLGPSKLICYEDRRELPYTNAVVHEIQRFSNIISVGMPRVCVRNTTLLGFPLKKGTIVLPNIASSLYDPEQWETPRQFNPGHFLDKDGNFVAQEAFLPFSIGHRVCLGEHLARTELFIFFASLLRAFTFRLPEGVSKISTEPVLGGTLQPHPYRVCAIPR, translated from the exons ATGTTGACCATAAGTCAAGCTCTTGTAGCAGTGGCCGCATTTCTTCTAATTACGCAGTTTTTAAAGTTGCAACGAGTGCGGAGACAGTTTCCTCCTGGACCAGTCCCTCTCCCAGTCCTTGGGACGCTGATACAGCTGAACTTTCAGTTTAATCGCGATCTCCTCATGAAG CTGGCAAAAACTCATGGCAACATATTCACCTTATGGTTTGGATGGGCCCCAGTGGTTGTACTGAATGGATTTCAAGCAGTGAAGGATGGCATGACCACGCACCCTGAAGATGTTTCTGGGAGGCTGGTGTCTCCTTTTTTCAGAGCAATGGCCAAAGGAAAGG GAATTATGTTGGCAACTGGTCACACCTGGAAACAGCAGAGAAGGTTTGCTCTGAGGACTTTGCGCAACCTTGGTCTGGGGAAAAGAGGTCTGGAGCATCGAGTTCAAGAGGAAGCCCACTACCTGGTAGACTTCTTTGCAAAAATGAAAG GGAAACCTGTGGATCCTTCTTTCCCCCTGGTCCATTCTGTCTCAAATGTAATTTGTGCTGTCGTGTTTGGACATCGTTTCTCCAGAGAGGATGAGACCTTTCATGAGCTGATTAAAGCTACAGAATATCTCTTCAAATTTGGGGGCAGCTTTATTCATCAT CTCTATGAAATCTTTCCCTGGCTGATGAGCCATCTCCCTGGGCCTCATAAGAAGGCGTTGGCTTGTTATGATGTCCTGAGCAACTTTACACGGAGAGAGATCCGAATGCACACAGAGCACGGGATACCAGAGGAACCTCAGGATTTCATTGACTTCTACATGGATCACATTGAAAAA TCCAAAGATGAACCCAAGTCAACATACAATGAAGACAACATGGTTTATTCTATAAATGACCTGTTCTTGGGCGGATCAGAGACATCAAGCACTACTTTGAACTGGGGCCTGCTCTATATGGTGGCAAATCCAGACATCCAAG AGAAAGTGCAGAAGGAGCTGGATGCTGTTCTGGGTCCCTCCAAGTTAATCTGCTATGAGGATCGGAGAGAACTGCCCTACACAAATGCTGTGGTTCATGAGATCCAGCGCTTCAGCAACATCATCTCAGTTGGCATGCCCAGGGTGTGTGTGAGGAACACAACCTTGCTTGGCTTTCCCCTCAAAAAG ggCACCATAGTTCTTCCAAATATTGCTTCATCTTTGTATGACCCAGAGCAGTGGGAAACACCTCGCCAGTTCAACCCTGGTCACTTCTTGGATAAGGATGGAAACTTCGTGGCCCAAGAAGCATTCTTACCATTCTCAATAG GGCACCGGGTGTGTTTGGGGGAGCACTTAGCAAGGACCGAgctcttcattttctttgccaGCCTGCTGCGGGCGTTCACCTTCCGGCTCCCCGAGGGGGTGAGCAAGATCAGCACTGAGCCCGTTCTGGGGGGCACACTGCAGCCCCACCCCTACAGGGTTTGTGCCATTCCACGCTAG
- the LOC138114534 gene encoding cytochrome P450 2J6-like, with protein MLTVSEALVLSVVSLLLVQFLKLQWMRRQFPPGPAPYPFFGNLLQMNFKIHHEHLKKMAKIHGDIFTLWISNTPAVVLQGFQAVKEGLTAHAEDVAGRPLIGILHILTHGNGVMFSNGHLWKQQRRFGLATMRKMGVGKEDQDYRLQEEAAHLVEYLQKTNGKPLDPTTPLAHTVANVISSVLLGHRFSRDDENFHRLIDSSDTLAAFLNSISFFIYELSPWLAGLFLPSVKKVKSCIGFVNSLLAKELESHKGKRKLDENRDFIDYYLDEIDKTKGDPQATYNEVNLIQTVTDLFVAGTETTVTTLLWALLYMVIYPDIQEKVQKELDAVVGRSHVFCYEDRKKLPYTNAVIHEIQRYSSILLIALPRLSVKDTELLGYRVPKNTMVLANIDSVLADPGKWETPDQFNPGHFLDKDGNFVSREAFLPFAIGHRVCMGELLARMELFIVFSTLLQAFTFTLPEGVKEVNTKFVFGSTMKPPPYQLCAIPR; from the exons atgttAACAGTGAGTGAGGCGCTGGTACTTTCTGTGGTGTCTCTGTTGTTGGTACAGTTTCTGAAATTGCAATGGATGAGAAGACAATTTcctccgggaccagctccgtACCCTTTCTTTGGAAATCTGCTGCAGATGAACTTCAAAATTCATCATGAGCATCTTAAAAAA ATGGCCAAAATTCATGGTGATATCTTCACCTTATGGATTTCAAACACTCCTGCAGTGGTCCTGCAAGGGTTTCAAGCAGTGAAGGAAGGTCTGACTGCCCATGCTGAAGATGTTGCTGGAAGGCCCTTAATCGGAATCCTTCACATTCTGACACATGGAAATG GTGTTATGTTCTCTAATGGTCATCTCTGGAAGCAGCAGAGGCGTTTTGGACTGGCAACAATGAGGAAAATGGGAGTAGGGAAAGAAGATCAGGACTACCGACTGCAAGAGGAGGCTGCTCACTTGGTGGAATACTTGCAGAAAACAAACG GAAAACCTCTGGACCCCACTACACCTCTTGCTCATACTGTTGCAAATGTGATTTCTTCCGTGCTTCTTGGACATCGCTTCTCCAGAGATGATGAGAATTTTCACCGCCTGATTGACTCCTCTGACACCTTGGCAGCATTTTTGAACAGCATCTCCTTTTTT ATATATGAGTTGTCTCCCTGGCTTGCTGGTCTTTTTCTGCCATCAGTTAAAAAGGTGAAGTCCTGCATAGGTTTTGTGAACAGTCTGTTAGCAAAGGAACTTGAAAgtcacaaaggaaaaagaaaacttgaTGAAAATCGAGATTTTATTGATTACTATTTGGATGAGATAGATAAA ACTAAAGGAGATCCTCAGGCTACTTATAATGAAGTAAATTTGATCCAGACTGTTACTGACCTCTTTGTAGCAGGTACAGAAACTACAGTCACCACTTTACTGTGGGCATTGCTCTATATGGTGATTTATCCTGACATTCAAG AGAAAGTCCAGAAGGAGCTGGATGCTGTTGTGGGTCGTTCCCACGTATTTTGCTATGAGGACAGGAAAAAGCTGCCCTACACAAATGCTGTAATTCACGAGATCCAGAGATACAGTAGCATACTCTTAATTGCACTGCCCAGACTGAGTGTGaaggacacagagctgctgggataTCGTGTTCCAAAG AACACCATGGTTTTAGCAAATATTGACTCTGTTCTGGCTGATCCTGGGAAATGGGAGACACCTGATCAGTTCAACCCAGGCCACTTTCTGGATAAAGATGGAAACTTTGTAAGCAGAGAAGCATTCTTACCATTTGCTATAG GGCACCGTGTATGTATGGGGGAGCTGTTGGCAAGGATGGAGCTCTTTATTGTCTTTTCCACCCTGCTACAGGCATTCACATTCACCCTGCCAGAAGGAGTGAAGGAAGTCAACACCAAGTTTGTTTTTGGGAGCACAATGAAGCCACCTCCCTACCAGCTCTGTGCCATTCCTCGGTAG
- the LOC138114533 gene encoding cytochrome P450 2J6-like produces MIRVWRCETMISVILISLVLFLLSVQFLNLQWKSRGFPPGPTPFPIIGSFWWINFRADHGSLEKLAKTYGNICTLWLGHRPMVVLYGFQAVKNGLTTNSEDVSGRLQTYVFNKMAGGKGILVSNGLIWKQQRHFGIGTLRKLGMGNKGMERGIQTEACYLVEFFRDKAGEAVDPSFPIVHAVSNVICAVVFGHRFSLEDKTFRQLIEAFNCIVAFGNSHFYYICETFPWAAICLPGPLHKTKLSWDFVCSFVRQEIKSHREKGRIDEPEDFIDFYLKQLEKTKNVPNSTFDEDNMVQSVFDLFLGGSETTATTLRWALLYMLIYPDIQEKVQEELDAVLSPSHLICYEDRKKLPYTNAVIHEILRFSSIVLITIPREAVKDTTVLGYHVPKGTLIMANIDSTLFDPAYWETPHQFNPGHFLDKDGNFVTREAFLAFSAGHRVCLGEVMAKMEFFIIFCSLLQKFKFTVPEGVKEINTDFIFGSTMKPHPYKLCAVLR; encoded by the exons ATGATACGAGTTTGGAGGTGTGAAACGATGATAAGTGTAATTCTCATatccttggttttgtttcttctgaGTGTGCAGTTCCTGAATCTGCAATGGAAGAGTCGTGGATTTCCTCCTGGACCGACCCCATTTCCCATCATTGGAAGCTTCTGGTGGATAAACTTTAGAGCTGATCATGGGAGCCTGGAAAAG CTGGCAAAAACCTATGGCAACATCTGCACCCTGTGGTTGGGTCACAGACCTATGGTGGTGCTCTATGGGTTCCAAGCTGTGAAGAATGGTCTCACCACCAACTCCGAGGATGTTTCGGGGCGACTACAGACCTACGTTTTCAATAAAATGGCAGGTGGAAAGG GTATCTTGGTCTCAAATGGTCTCATCTGGAAACAACAGAGACATTTTGGAATTGGAACTCTCcgaaaactgggaatggggaataaAGGAATGGAGCGTGGGATACAAACTGAGGCCTGTTACCTGGTCGAGTTCTTCAGAGACAAAGCAG GAGAAGCTGTCGACCCTTCCTTCCCCATTGTCCACGCTGTCTCTAATGTGATTTGTGCTGTGGTTTTTGGACATCGTTTCTCCCTAGAGGATAAAACCTTCCGCCAGCTGATTGAAGCCTTCAATTGTATAGTGGCTTTTGGGAACAGCCACTTTTATTAT ATATGTGAAACGTTCCCGTGGGCTGCGATATGCCTCCCAGGACCTCTACATAAAACAAAactttcctgggattttgtgtGTTCCTTTGTAAGGCAGGAAATCAAAAGCCACAGAGAAAAAGGCAGAATAGATGAACCAGAAGATTTCATTGACTTTTACCTGAAGCAGCTAGAGAAA ACTAAAAATGTCCCCAATTCTACATTTGATGAAGACAACATGGTGCAGTCTGTTTTTGACCTTTTCCTGGGTGGCTCAGAGACCACAGCCACCACTCTGCGCTGGGCTCTGCTCTATATGTTGATTTATCCTGACATCCAAG AGAAAGTCCAGGAAGAGCTGGATGCTGTTCTGAGTCCCTCCCATCTCATCTGCTACGAGGATCGGAAGAAGCTGCCGTACACAAACGCCGTGATTCATGAGATCCTCCGCTTCAGCAGCATTGTTCTGATCACAATTCCTAGAGAAGCTGTGAAGGATACCACTGTTTTGGGGTATCATGTTCCAAAG GGCACTCTAATTATGGCAAATATAGACTCTACTCTTTTTGACCCTGCCTATTGGGAGACCCCTCACCAGTTCAACCCTGGCCATTTCTTGGACAAGGATGGAAATTTTGTGACTCGAGAGGCCTTCTTAGCCTTCTCAGCAG GTCACCGTGTTTGTCTGGGAGAGGTGATGGCTAAGATGGAGTTTTTCATCATCTTCTGCAGCCTGTTGCAGAAATTCAAGTTCACTGTGCCAGAAGGAGTTAAGGAAATCAACACAGACTTTATCTTTGGGAGCACCATGAAACCCCATCCATACAAGCTCTGTGCAGTTCTGCGCTAG